GATCGCAAGGCGAAGCAAACAAAGTTTAAGCTGCCTCATTCTAATGTTATGACCGACTCCGGGTTTGGCTTTTTTGTCGATACTGCTGAGATTGACAACATGAAAGTAAAGCTTACAAATGAGGGCAGTGAGTCCTTTGTCACCTTTACCGATCCACCAGCTATCGACAAGCTAATTAAAGGATTTTACAGAAGCAACGATTTTTCTGCCCAGATATGCACTAATTTCACCGAATTCAAGACCTTATTTGGCGATTTTATTAAAGGTCAGCCCAATCTTCTAGCTCATGCGGTGTTTGGTTTCTTTCGCAATGGGGGAACGCGCTGCTATGTGGTAGGCGTTGCCAGCGACGATGAAGGTGCTGTAGAACCAGCATTGAAGCAGTTTGAGGCAATCGACGAAATTGCGATCGTGGCGGCTCCGGGATTACAGGGGGTGCAAAAGGCAGTGAAAGAACACTGTGAGACAATGGGCGATCGCGTGGCAATTCTCGATCCGCCGGAAACCGCTAAACCCAACGATGCAATTACAGCACTCAAGCCATTTGACTCTGATTATGCTGCCCTCTATCTCCCGTGGCTGCTAGTGTTCGATCCAGCCAATCCCAAAACTCCCAGAGCAGTGCCGCCTAGCGGACACATGGCAGGCATTTATGCGCGAGTTGATAGTCAGCGGGGCGTGTTCAAAGCCCCTGCTAATGAGGTCGTGGCTGGAGCCGTAGGACTGGCGCAGTCGATTAGTAAAAGTCAGCAAGACGGGCTTAACAAAGACGGGATCAACTGTATTCGCAATTTCAATGGCAACATTCGCGTTTGGGGGGCGCGCACTTTGGGTGGAGATGCCAATGGTGAATTCAAATACATCAGCACCCGACGGCTATTTAACTATTTGCGCGAATCGGTCGACGAAGGCACGCAATGGACAGTGTTTGAACCCAATTCACCGGAACTGTGGGCGAGAATTCGTCGCAGCGTCACTGCATTTTTAACCGTAGTTTGGCGCAGTGGCGCATTGTTTGGCAGCACACCCGAAGAAGCGTTCTACGTCAAATGCGATGCCGAAAACAATCCACCAGAACAACGCCAACTGGGACTAGTGGTGACAGATATTGGTGTAGCAGTGGTCAAGCCTGCTGAGTTTGTGGTGTTTCGGCTGAGTCAGCGGCAGGAGGGACAATAAATGTTGCCCTTGACTCATGCAACTCCAGGGGTTTATTGGGAACAAAGCGTTTCGTCCCCCGCCCCTGAGTTTCTGACGGGTGTACCTGTTTTGATTGGGTTTGCAACAAAAGGCGATGTTGCTCGACCTCAGTTGCTGACACTGTGGACGCAGTTTGTAGAAATATTTGGCATTGCGGGAACAAGTGACTTACCCGATGCAGTGCAAGGCTTTTTTGGCAATGGCGGTAGGGCTTGCTACGTGGTAAGACTGCGCGATTTCATATCCATCGAAGCTGCTTTAGCAGAGGCACTGGAGGCGATCGCCGTTTTGGATGGCGTTGACCTGGTGTGCGCGCCCGACTTAGCCACAAGCAGCCAGGATACAGCCCAATTGTTGCCAATGCAGGAAGCATTGTTAGATTACTGCCAGGAGATGGGCGATCGCTTTGCTATTCTAGATACTCACCGAAATGCCACCATTGACGATGTTGTAGAGCAACAGCAGCAGCTTTCCAGCCATCCAGGGAGTCATAACAGCGCCCTGTATTTTCCCTGGATTCAAGTGCAGCACCTTAATACCAGTCTGCCTAAACTGATTCCGCCCTGCGGACATATTGCAGGTATTTACGCCCAAAGCGATCTAGATGTGGGCGTTCACAAAGCACCTGCTAACTTTGTCATCAATGGCGCGGTGGATCTGAGTTTGCTGCTGTCCGATGCCGAGCGGCAAAAGCTCAATCTTAATAATCAGGATAATCAGGTAGGAAAAATCAATTGTCTGCGAATTCTGCCAGGACGGGGCATTCGCGTTTGGGGAGCGCGGACGTTGAGCCAGGATGCCGCCTGGCGCTATGTGAATGTGCGGCGGTTGTTTCTGATGGTGGGGCGCTGGATCGATCGCAATCTGACAAACTTTACCTTTGAACCCAACGATATAATGCTGTGGATTCGGATTGAGCGCGAACTCACTGCCTATCTAGAGACTCTACTAGCACAAGGGGCGCTTCAGGGCAACTCACCGCAAGAAGCGTTTTACATCAAGTGCGATGCCGAAACCAATCCGCCAGAAGTCCGCGATCGCGGTATGGTAATTACCGAAATTGGTTTAGCCCCCACCGTTCCCAGCGAGTTTATTGTAGTGCGGCTGATTCAAGGAGAAACCGGAGTCACCCTCGTCTAAGCTTTGATTTTTACCCTGCACGCAAGGAGATTTGACTATGCCTGCTAGCAATGCTCATAAACCCGATCCCTATCAGGGCTATAACTTTTTTGTCGAGTGGAACAGCATTATTCACGCTGGATTTCGGCAATGTTCGGGACTGAGTGCCTCTCAAGCATCGGGAGAATACCGCGAGGGTACCGATCCGCCCACCATGCGAAAACTACCCGGACTCAACACCTACAGTAATATCACCTTACAGCGTGGTATTACTAACAACAAAGAACTATGGAGTTGGCGCGAAAACGTGATGAAAGGCAATGCCGATCGCCGCGATATCTCGATTGTGTTGATGGATCGAACCGGACAGGAAAAAATTCGCTGGAACCTGTCGAACTGCTGGCCGATTACCTGGACTGCCCCTGATTTTGATGCTACCACCGATGGAGCCGCGATCGAAACATTGGAACTGGTACACGAAGGCATCACCATCGACGATTGGAAGTAATTTAAACCATATCAAGTCTGGAAACCATCAACCATGATTCAGTCCACTGAATTGGAGTTCACCCTACCCCAGGGTTACATCGACTCCGAAGGCAACATTCATAAAGAAGGCACGATGCGATTGGCGACTGCCTATGACGAAATTGCGCCCCTACGCGATCCGCGAGTGCAAAGTAATCCGGGCTACCTAGTAATTATTTTGTTGGCGCGAGTAATTACTCGATTGGGAGAGTTGCCGTCGCTGAATCCGAAAACGATTGAAGGGTTATTTTCAGCCGATCTGGTCTATCTGCAAGATTTTTATCAGCGGATCAATCAAGTTGGTCATACTCGTTTCCAAGTCACCTGTCCCCACTGTCAGGGTGAGTTTGAGGTCGAACCTGTCCCTGAGGGGGAGTTACTCGCTACCCCTTAGAGCGCCTGCAAGAGGAGGTAGCGTATATTGCCTATCACTTTCACTGGTCGCCGGAGCAAATTATGCAGCTCGAACACCGCGATCGCCAACAGTGGGTGGCTGAAATTGCTCGGATTAATCAACAGTTTAATAGCGCTTCCGTTTGACAACCTGCAATATAACAACAACGATTTATCAGTACGGAGAAGTTATGGTATTAATGCCCCCTACTAATGCCCTGTTTGCTGCGGCAATGGAGCGAACGGGTCGCCGACTCGATCCCTACATGGGATATAACTTTCTGGTGGAAATTGGTGGCTTATTGACGGGCGGTTTTACCACCGTTTCGGGACTAGAGAGCAGTATTCAACTTCAGGATTATCAAGAAGGCGGCGTGAATGGCTATGCCCATCAATTTCCCACCCAAGTCACCTATCCTAATCTAGTTTTGACCTACGGCATTACCGATTTGAATGTGCTGTGGCACTGGTTCAACGCGGCGGCTGAGGGTATCATTCTGCGGCTCAACGGCACTGTGATGATGCTCGATCGGGATCGCCAACCTGTGAGCTGGTGGAATTTCAAAGATGCTTATCCCGTGCGCTGGGTAGGTCCCCAGTTAGATGCTAGCAACTCCAATACAGTAGTCGTCGAGCAACTGGAACTGGTGCATCGGGGCGTAACAAAACCGGCGCTGGCTCTAGCACATTCAGCCGCTCGGTTAGTCAAGCAGAATCGCGCCACCACATCGCTCAAACTGAACCGCTAGGGAGGCACTGCATCAATGCCGACAAGTCCACTCTACAACTGGCAGAACACAATTAGACCCAAGCTGGTGCAGCGATTAATGCGCCCAATCGCCCAACCTGGAGTGACCGGTTCTGCCCTGGCTGACCAGATTCGCTCGCGTGCTGAAAGCTGGTCAAATCGTTTGCCGTTACTCACCCAAATCTCTGAGCAACACACGCTATCCGAAGGTTCGCCAGCAGGACAACCACCGATAGTCTATGCCCAGCCCGTACCTGCGGAGACTGCATCGGATATTGCAGTGCAGACATCTACGCCATCCGCAACAAGTTCCAATCGACCGACCGTAATTCAAGCCAAATTTGTCCCATCTGCACCCACCGATCGTTTAACTTGGCAAGCTGTTGCACCAGCAGAGCGATCGCTGCCATTTGATTCATCTGTCAGCATAACCACAAGCGATCGACATCCAATTGCTTTAGAAAATCCATCCTCTCAGCCGTTGCCCACTTTACCGATTGTGGCACCGCGATCGCCGACTTCTGCCTCAAATACTGGAACGCTCTCACCGCAACTCTATACTGCTCCAGCAGATCGAGTGCCAATCGCATCCGCCCAGCCTGTGAGTGAAACGCCTCGATTAATTGACATAGATGCCGAAATTCCATTAGTCCCATCCCACCCCAAAGCCGCAGAACCAGCCGTAGAAAACAGGCGATCGCCTCTATTGCTGGTTCGTAGTATCACTCCTGCCCCCAAATTGCGCCAGGAGACTCCTTTGGTATTTGCACAACCTACACTCAGGTCAAGTCATCCCACCAGTTCAGATTTAACGGACACGACACCGCCCAAGGTCGTTAGAACGATCGCAGCTCAAAACTCAGCGGCGACGCAGGGTGCAGGAGCGAATTCAACCACAGCTCAATTCACAGCTCGATCGATCGTGCGGGAAGCAGCCCGGACAACATTGCAACCATCGCTGCAACCATCGCTAACGACGCAAACGACGATCTCGCGGGCTGAACCACCACCTCTCGATGTGGATGCTTTGGCAGACAAAGTAGAGCGCAAACTGGCGCGACGAATGGCGATCGAACGCGAACGACGGGGGTGGAAATAATGTTGACGAAATTGGCAAAACTAAAAATTTGGCCCGAGACGCGAAACCGATTGCAAAAACCGTTTGAGGTGCCTTATAACCCCAATCAAATTCAAATGGTTCAGATCGGTTGGCAGCATGACGATCGCAACACCTTGACTCCAGCAGACACACCCGCCACGTTAACGTTTGAGTTATTTTTTGATACCAGCTTGCCCGATTCGCTGCCTAGCTCTCTCGGCCTGGTCAATGCTGCATCGTATTTAAGCGCACTGCCAGTTCCCTTACCCAAAGTCAGCATTGCTAAAGATGTGCGACCCTACACAAAAAAAATTACTGACCTGACAAAGCCCGACGGCACTCTTAGTAAACAACCGCGACCCCCAATCTGCTTATTGCAGTGGGGAAATTTGAGCGAACCGTTTGAGTTTTGGAGCGTGTTGATGCAGGTGACGACCACCTACACGCGCTTTTTGAGTGATGGTACTCCCACTCGCGCAAATCTCAGTTGCTCGTTTGAAGAGTGGCAGTCTGCCAAAACGCAGAAAAAGCGCAGCAAGCTCGTTGACGACCCGACGCGCATTGTCAAACGCGGCGAAACTCTCAGCAGTATTGCTGCTGAGGAATATGGCGATCCGGCACTGTGGCGAGTCATTGCAGCTGCCAATCGGCTCACCGATCCGCGCAAACTCACCCCCGGTCAACTCCTGGACGTGCCGCCGCTACGTCCTGGTAATACTCAGTCGCGAGGATAGCCGCCATGCTTTCCACAAACCGCGCTAAAATTCCCATTCCCACGATTCAGGTGTCTGTGCAAGGCAGCCCCCGCCAATTTGAGGCGATCGCCGATTATCTGGAAACAGCCGTTGTCACCGACGACATCGAAGCACCTAGTATGTTTGCCCTGACCTTGACCAGTTGGGACACGGAAGCGGGAAAATTCTTCGACTGGTTGGATAACGATGCGTTGGATTTAGGCAAGGCGATCGAAATTCGGCTGGGCTATGACAGCGACTTGAAGCCTTTAATTTCAGGTGAAATCACCGGATTAGAGCCAGAGTTTACACCGGACAGTCAGCCGACATTAACGGTGCGGGGTCACGATCTGCGCCATCGCCTGATGCGGGGTCACAAAACTCAATCCTTCACCCAAATGAAGTTGAGTGATGTGGCAAGGCAGGCGATCAAAACCGCAGGACTGAAGGGTAAAGTCATCCCCACCACCGACAAGCTGGATTACATCCTTCAGCATAATCAGACGGATCTGGAATTTCTTCAGGCGCAGGCACGCCGGATTGGCTACGAAGTGATGATGGTTGGCGAAGTGCTACATTTTCGTCCCCAGCAGTTTTCCGAAAACAAAGTACTGACCCTGAGTCCTAAAGCCGATCGCCTAGAGTTTTCGCCCCGCCTCAGCACAATGCGGCAGGTGCGGCAGGTGGAAGTACAAGGCTGGAATCCGCAGGAGAAACAACCGATTGCTGGGAAAGCTAGCGCTAACCAAGACAAAATCGGCAAAATGGGTGGCACCACTAGCGGCTCGATGGCGGTAGACAAAGAATCGATCTACCGGATTGTCACCCAGCCGATTGCCAGCAAAGCCGAAGCCGACCGATTGGCACAAGCTAACTTTGATCGGCGATCGCTCGAATATATCAGCGGTGAAGGTTCCTGTACCGGACGAGTCGATTTACGAGCAGGCAGCGTGGTAGAAATTGCTGATATTGGTCAGCGGTTTAGCGGTTTATATTACGTGATTTCCGCCGTTCATACCTATAATCCCGAACAAAACTACACCACTCAATTCACGGTCAGGAGAAATGCCACATGATGTCAACTCAGCTTGCTCAAATCATGGGTGCGCCAGAATCGCGCGATCGCTTTTATGGTGTGACGATCGGCATTGTCACCAACAATCAGGATAAAGAAAATCTGGGGCGCGTCAAAGTGAAATTTCCCTGGTTGACAGAAACCGATGAAGGCTACTGGGCGAGAGTTCTGACCCCAATGGCAGGTACTAACCAAGATACGAAGAATAGATATGGCATCTATTTTCTGCCGGAAGTGGATACAGAAGTTTTAGTGGCATTTGAACACGGGGCGATCGAGTTTCCCTATATTCTGGGTGCTTTGTGGAACGGCAAAGACAAACCCATTGAATCGAATAGCGACGGGAAAAATAACCTACGCACGCTGAAATCTCGCAGCGGTCACACGATTCGATTAGATGATACCAAAGATGATGAAAAGATTGAAATTATTGATAGTAGCGGTAAGAACAGGATCGTAATTAGCACCAAAGCAAACACCGTGACGATCTCCAGCGATGCCGACATTGCGATTCAATCCCAGAACGGTAAACTCAAACTCAGCGGTAAAGGAATTGAACTCAAATCAGCAGCGGAAATCAAAGTAGAGGCGAAACAAACTTTAGATTTGAAAGCAGGTCCGCAACTGAATATCAACGCCAAGATGGTGAACATCAACTGAGGAGGATTTTCCATGAGCCAACCCGTTGCCCGCCAGGGCGATCTGATTGCCACCGCCTGCGTGCATCAGGTACAGGGACAACCCCCTGCTCCTGCTTCGCCCGTAGTCGCACCTGTTTCCCACCCGTTTAATGCCACGTTCGACGGACAGTTGAGCCAAAAGGTGAAAATTGACGGCAAGTTTGTGGTATTGCAAGGCAGCACAGCACTGGCAAAAGTGCATATCGCCCTACCGCCGCCAGGAACTGCACCTCTCGGCTTTGTCAAACCACCCAATAACCAGGCAGAAGTCTCCCAGGGTAGCAAAACAGTGAAGATTGAAGGCAAATTTGTAGCACGGGTTGGCGATCCAGTCAAGACGTGTAGCGAACTACCGCCGCCGCATGGAGCGATCGCCCCTGCTCCGGGAAAACCCACACAGGTATTTATCGGAGGGTAGGGCATGGATAGCGAATTTTTAGGCGTGGGATGGCAGTTTCCTTTAACCATCGGCAAGGATGACGACAAGGATGGGCGGGTGCAGATGGTGCGCTATGAGGCAGCAGTGCGCCAGTCAATTGAAATGATTTTGAGCACGGCTCCTGGCGAGCGGCTAATGCAACCAGAGTTTGGCTGTGGCATTCACGATCTGGTGTTTGCTACCAACAGCGCCGAAACCATAGGGCGGATTGTCAGCGAAGTGCGGCGATCGCTCGTGGAGTGGGAAGCCCGGATCGACGTGCAGGATGTGACAGTTCAGCCAGAGGCAGACAATCCAAATTATTTGCTCATCCAAATTAATTACCAGATTCGTAACACGACCAATCGCTTCAATCTAGTTTATCCGTTCTATTTGGAGTAACCGGAATGTCAACGCCACCTCCGAAAATCGATCGCCGCTCTTATGAGGAGATTGTCAGCCAGACCTCCAGACTGGTGGAGAAATACACCTCATGGCGGGCTGGAACCACGCCCGATGCTGGAATGGCGTTGATTCGCATTTTTGGGCGGATGGCAGCCCTAGTGAGCGATCGCCTCAACCGCACCCCTGAAAAAAACTTTCTCGCCTTTCTCGACCTGATTGGCACTCAGATTCAACCCCCCCAGCCTGCTCAGGTGCCGCTGACGTTTGAAC
The DNA window shown above is from Chroococcidiopsis sp. SAG 2025 and carries:
- a CDS encoding PAAR domain-containing protein; this translates as MSQPVARQGDLIATACVHQVQGQPPAPASPVVAPVSHPFNATFDGQLSQKVKIDGKFVVLQGSTALAKVHIALPPPGTAPLGFVKPPNNQAEVSQGSKTVKIEGKFVARVGDPVKTCSELPPPHGAIAPAPGKPTQVFIGG
- a CDS encoding phage tail protein, coding for MPASNAHKPDPYQGYNFFVEWNSIIHAGFRQCSGLSASQASGEYREGTDPPTMRKLPGLNTYSNITLQRGITNNKELWSWRENVMKGNADRRDISIVLMDRTGQEKIRWNLSNCWPITWTAPDFDATTDGAAIETLELVHEGITIDDWK
- a CDS encoding phage baseplate assembly protein V; its protein translation is MMSTQLAQIMGAPESRDRFYGVTIGIVTNNQDKENLGRVKVKFPWLTETDEGYWARVLTPMAGTNQDTKNRYGIYFLPEVDTEVLVAFEHGAIEFPYILGALWNGKDKPIESNSDGKNNLRTLKSRSGHTIRLDDTKDDEKIEIIDSSGKNRIVISTKANTVTISSDADIAIQSQNGKLKLSGKGIELKSAAEIKVEAKQTLDLKAGPQLNINAKMVNIN
- a CDS encoding phage tail sheath family protein, with protein sequence MLPLTHATPGVYWEQSVSSPAPEFLTGVPVLIGFATKGDVARPQLLTLWTQFVEIFGIAGTSDLPDAVQGFFGNGGRACYVVRLRDFISIEAALAEALEAIAVLDGVDLVCAPDLATSSQDTAQLLPMQEALLDYCQEMGDRFAILDTHRNATIDDVVEQQQQLSSHPGSHNSALYFPWIQVQHLNTSLPKLIPPCGHIAGIYAQSDLDVGVHKAPANFVINGAVDLSLLLSDAERQKLNLNNQDNQVGKINCLRILPGRGIRVWGARTLSQDAAWRYVNVRRLFLMVGRWIDRNLTNFTFEPNDIMLWIRIERELTAYLETLLAQGALQGNSPQEAFYIKCDAETNPPEVRDRGMVITEIGLAPTVPSEFIVVRLIQGETGVTLV
- a CDS encoding phage late control D family protein, giving the protein MLSTNRAKIPIPTIQVSVQGSPRQFEAIADYLETAVVTDDIEAPSMFALTLTSWDTEAGKFFDWLDNDALDLGKAIEIRLGYDSDLKPLISGEITGLEPEFTPDSQPTLTVRGHDLRHRLMRGHKTQSFTQMKLSDVARQAIKTAGLKGKVIPTTDKLDYILQHNQTDLEFLQAQARRIGYEVMMVGEVLHFRPQQFSENKVLTLSPKADRLEFSPRLSTMRQVRQVEVQGWNPQEKQPIAGKASANQDKIGKMGGTTSGSMAVDKESIYRIVTQPIASKAEADRLAQANFDRRSLEYISGEGSCTGRVDLRAGSVVEIADIGQRFSGLYYVISAVHTYNPEQNYTTQFTVRRNAT
- a CDS encoding phage tail protein, translating into MVLMPPTNALFAAAMERTGRRLDPYMGYNFLVEIGGLLTGGFTTVSGLESSIQLQDYQEGGVNGYAHQFPTQVTYPNLVLTYGITDLNVLWHWFNAAAEGIILRLNGTVMMLDRDRQPVSWWNFKDAYPVRWVGPQLDASNSNTVVVEQLELVHRGVTKPALALAHSAARLVKQNRATTSLKLNR
- a CDS encoding DUF6760 family protein → MQEEVAYIAYHFHWSPEQIMQLEHRDRQQWVAEIARINQQFNSASV
- a CDS encoding phage tail assembly protein produces the protein MQSTELEFTLPQGYIDSEGNIHKEGTMRLATAYDEIAPLRDPRVQSNPGYLVIILLARVITRLGELPSLNPKTIEGLFSADLVYLQDFYQRINQVGHTRFQVTCPHCQGEFEVEPVPEGELLATP
- a CDS encoding GPW/gp25 family protein translates to MDSEFLGVGWQFPLTIGKDDDKDGRVQMVRYEAAVRQSIEMILSTAPGERLMQPEFGCGIHDLVFATNSAETIGRIVSEVRRSLVEWEARIDVQDVTVQPEADNPNYLLIQINYQIRNTTNRFNLVYPFYLE
- a CDS encoding LysM peptidoglycan-binding domain-containing protein, whose translation is MLTKLAKLKIWPETRNRLQKPFEVPYNPNQIQMVQIGWQHDDRNTLTPADTPATLTFELFFDTSLPDSLPSSLGLVNAASYLSALPVPLPKVSIAKDVRPYTKKITDLTKPDGTLSKQPRPPICLLQWGNLSEPFEFWSVLMQVTTTYTRFLSDGTPTRANLSCSFEEWQSAKTQKKRSKLVDDPTRIVKRGETLSSIAAEEYGDPALWRVIAAANRLTDPRKLTPGQLLDVPPLRPGNTQSRG
- a CDS encoding phage tail sheath family protein produces the protein MVSLTNIISQSPGVYVSEERSAAPIAGVGTSTAGFIGIITRIEEIGSAEHQVEIAAANAPDRKAKQTKFKLPHSNVMTDSGFGFFVDTAEIDNMKVKLTNEGSESFVTFTDPPAIDKLIKGFYRSNDFSAQICTNFTEFKTLFGDFIKGQPNLLAHAVFGFFRNGGTRCYVVGVASDDEGAVEPALKQFEAIDEIAIVAAPGLQGVQKAVKEHCETMGDRVAILDPPETAKPNDAITALKPFDSDYAALYLPWLLVFDPANPKTPRAVPPSGHMAGIYARVDSQRGVFKAPANEVVAGAVGLAQSISKSQQDGLNKDGINCIRNFNGNIRVWGARTLGGDANGEFKYISTRRLFNYLRESVDEGTQWTVFEPNSPELWARIRRSVTAFLTVVWRSGALFGSTPEEAFYVKCDAENNPPEQRQLGLVVTDIGVAVVKPAEFVVFRLSQRQEGQ